The Catharus ustulatus isolate bCatUst1 chromosome 15, bCatUst1.pri.v2, whole genome shotgun sequence genome has a window encoding:
- the TXNDC15 gene encoding thioredoxin domain-containing protein 15: MRRLLLALAWLGAALPAGTAAERSAGGPEPVRYRTAEMADAMLDSGALPEQPVLLSAVPAEASGTCDGTAAGDACGPAGSGPAAAQPREQPVLEPVLPAPAEEQNGTDSAKAPKVNCEERNTTGIDSFTLQILNVSQDLMEFLNPNSSDCTLVLFYTPWCRFSASLAPHFNSLPRAFPTLRFLALDASQHSSLSTRFGTVAVPNILLFQGAKPMARFNHTDRTLETLKDFIFNQTGIEAKSDVVVTEEDWEGPLPSVLTKGIDWLLLFSVLFLAGFVMYATIRTESIRWLIPGQEHEHQE, translated from the exons ATGCGGCGGCTGCTGTTGGCGCTGGCCTGGCTCGGTGCGGCCCTTCCCGCAG GGACGGcggcggagcggagcgcggGCGGCCCCGAGCCGGTGCGGTACCGCACGGCCGAGATGGCGGACGCGATGCTGGACAGCGGGGCCCTGCCCGAGCAGCCCGTGCTGCTGTCGGCGGTGCCGGCCGAGGCGAGCGGGACTTGTGACGGGACGGCCGCGGGCGATGCGTGCGGGCcggcggggagcggccccgcggccgcccAGCCCCGGGAGCAGCCCGTGCTGGAGCCCGTGCTGCCCGCGCCCGCCGAGGAGCAGAACGGCACCGACAGCGCCAAGGCTCCCAAGGTGAACTGCGAGGAGAGGAACACGACGGGCATCGACAGCTTCACGCTGCAGATCCTGAACGTGTCCCAG GACTTGATGGAGTTCCTGAACCCAAACAGCAGTGACTGTACATTGGTCCTGTTCTACACCCCGTGGTGCCGCTtttctgccagcctggctcctcaTTTTAACTCTTTGCCCCGAGCATTTCCAACTCTTCGCTTCCTGGCATTGGatgcatcccagcacagcag TTTATCAACTAGATTTGGAACTGTGGCTGTGCCAAATATCCTCCTTTTCCAAGGTGCTAAACCTATGGCTAGATTTAATCATACAGACAGAACACTGGAAACCCTGAAAGACTTCATCTTTAACCAGACAG GGATAGAAGCTAAAAGCGATGTGGTTGTGACAGAGGAAGACTGGGAAGGGCCCCTGCCAAGTGTTCTGACGAAGGGCATAGACTGGCTGCTCCTGTTCTCTGTGCTCTTCCTGGCTGGCTTTGTCATGTACGCCACCATCCGCACCGAGAGCATCCGCTGGCTCATCCCGGGACAAGAGCACGAGCACCAGGAATAA